One segment of Streptomyces sp. NBC_00576 DNA contains the following:
- a CDS encoding sensor histidine kinase produces the protein MRFPRVPGPRSLAAQLFTMQAVLIAVVVAGCALFTYLSDRSQAEDAAGRQAMAVARSVADAPSVREAISTAPQPTTLLQPYALQVQHDTDVDFITIMNPEGIRWTHPDKDQIGQRFLGHRERALRGESFTEVFSGTLGPSVRAVTPIRAGGADSEIIGLVSAGIRVEEISARVQDQVTALFGVAAGALALGAVGTYVINARLRRHTHGMNAAELSRMHDYHQAALHAVREGLLMLDGQYKVALMNDGGRELLGVSDEGNVVGRSVAELGLPAPLTGALLSAEPRVDEVYLTADRVLVVNTSPVSSGERRGTVVTLRDVTELQSLMGELDSERGFTQALRSQAHEAANRLHTVVSLIELDRPEEAVDFATAELELAQALTDQVVAAVSEPVLAALLLGKTAQANERGVELVVSEDSSLDDGLLPDTLPSRDLVTILGNLIDNAVDAAQGSVEGGMGASRVTVTALTEDSLLVLRVSDTGAGVDPAHAEAVFQRGFTTKPAGPGGRGLGLALVRQAVARHEGTLTVAEAAGGGAEFEVRLPLPKVAAPTVAASAGDAPTVASADAMGRRAPVKPTAGSTARSTTESAEPAEPAEPGDAAEPALPGGDV, from the coding sequence ATGCGCTTCCCCCGCGTTCCCGGACCCCGCAGCCTGGCCGCCCAGCTGTTCACGATGCAGGCCGTGCTGATAGCGGTCGTGGTGGCCGGATGTGCGCTGTTCACGTACCTCAGCGACCGCAGCCAGGCTGAGGACGCGGCGGGCCGCCAGGCGATGGCCGTCGCCCGTTCCGTCGCGGACGCCCCCTCGGTGCGCGAGGCGATAAGCACCGCCCCCCAGCCGACGACGCTGCTCCAGCCGTACGCCCTCCAGGTGCAGCACGACACGGACGTCGACTTCATCACGATCATGAACCCCGAGGGCATCCGCTGGACCCACCCGGACAAGGACCAGATCGGTCAGCGCTTCCTCGGGCACAGGGAACGCGCGCTGCGGGGCGAGTCGTTCACGGAGGTCTTCTCCGGCACGCTCGGCCCGTCCGTCCGCGCGGTCACCCCGATCCGCGCCGGCGGCGCCGACAGCGAGATCATCGGGCTGGTCAGCGCGGGTATCCGGGTCGAGGAGATCAGTGCCCGGGTCCAGGACCAGGTCACGGCACTGTTCGGGGTCGCGGCGGGCGCGCTGGCGCTGGGCGCGGTCGGCACGTACGTCATCAACGCGCGCCTGCGCCGCCACACGCACGGGATGAACGCGGCCGAGCTGAGCCGCATGCACGACTACCACCAGGCCGCCCTGCACGCCGTACGCGAGGGGCTGCTGATGCTCGACGGGCAGTACAAGGTGGCGCTGATGAACGACGGGGGGCGGGAGCTGCTGGGCGTCTCCGACGAGGGGAACGTCGTCGGCCGGTCCGTGGCCGAGCTGGGGCTGCCCGCGCCGCTGACGGGTGCGCTGCTGTCGGCCGAGCCGCGCGTCGACGAGGTGTATCTGACCGCCGACCGGGTCCTGGTCGTCAACACCTCCCCGGTGTCGAGCGGCGAGCGCCGGGGCACGGTCGTCACCCTGCGCGATGTGACGGAACTCCAGTCCCTGATGGGCGAGTTGGACTCCGAGCGCGGGTTCACGCAGGCGCTGCGCTCACAGGCGCACGAGGCGGCGAACCGCCTCCACACGGTCGTGTCCCTGATCGAGCTGGACCGGCCGGAGGAGGCCGTGGACTTCGCGACCGCCGAACTGGAACTGGCCCAGGCGCTCACCGACCAGGTGGTCGCGGCGGTCAGCGAACCCGTCCTGGCCGCCCTGCTGCTCGGCAAGACGGCACAGGCGAACGAGCGGGGCGTGGAGCTGGTGGTGTCCGAGGACAGCAGCCTCGACGACGGCCTCCTCCCCGACACGCTCCCCTCCCGCGACCTGGTCACCATCCTGGGCAACCTCATCGACAACGCGGTGGACGCGGCCCAGGGAAGCGTGGAGGGCGGCATGGGGGCCTCACGGGTGACGGTGACGGCCCTGACCGAGGACTCCCTGCTCGTCCTGCGGGTCTCGGACACGGGCGCGGGCGTCGACCCGGCGCACGCGGAGGCGGTCTTCCAACGGGGCTTCACGACCAAACCGGCGGGACCGGGCGGGCGGGGTCTCGGGCTGGCCCTCGTACGGCAGGCGGTGGCCCGTCACGAGGGCACGCTGACAGTGGCTGAGGCGGCGGGCGGCGGGGCGGAGTTCGAGGTACGGCTGCCGTTGCCTAAGGTGGCGGCGCCAACGGTGGCCGCGTCTGCGGGCGATGCGCCTACGGTGGCCTCGGCAGACGCTATGGGGCGTCGCGCGCCCGTCAAGCCCACTGCCGGATCCACCGCCAGGTCCACCACTGAGTCCGCCGAACCCGCCGAACCCGCCGAACCCGGCGATGCCGCCGAGCCCGCCTTGCCAGGAGGCGACGTATGA
- a CDS encoding response regulator, whose translation MTDPRDTTRRDTTTDPIRVLVVEDDPVAADAHVMYVGRVPGFTAVGKAHTGAEARRALDRTPVDLLLLDLHLPDGHGLQLARSLRAAGYHADVIAVTSARDLAVVREGVSLGVVQYVLKPFTFATLRDRLVRYAEYHASAGEASGQDEVDRALATLRAPGPAALPKGLSAPTLERVTVTLRASTEGLTAAGVAEEVGISRITARRYLEHLVDAGRAARSPQYGQVGRPELQYRWVKG comes from the coding sequence ATGACCGACCCGAGAGATACGACGCGCAGAGATACGACGACCGACCCCATCCGCGTTCTCGTCGTGGAGGACGACCCGGTCGCCGCCGACGCGCATGTCATGTACGTGGGCCGGGTGCCCGGGTTCACGGCCGTCGGCAAGGCGCACACGGGCGCGGAGGCGCGGCGCGCGCTGGACCGTACGCCCGTCGACCTGCTCCTCCTCGACCTGCACCTCCCGGACGGCCACGGTCTGCAACTGGCCCGCTCGCTGCGGGCGGCCGGCTACCACGCGGACGTGATAGCGGTGACGTCGGCGCGGGACCTGGCGGTGGTACGGGAGGGGGTCTCGCTGGGGGTCGTGCAGTACGTACTGAAGCCGTTCACCTTCGCGACCCTCCGGGACCGCCTCGTCCGGTACGCCGAGTATCACGCGTCGGCCGGCGAGGCGAGCGGCCAGGACGAGGTCGACCGCGCCCTGGCGACCCTGCGCGCACCTGGCCCCGCCGCCCTCCCCAAGGGCCTGAGCGCCCCCACCCTGGAACGGGTCACGGTGACCCTCCGGGCCAGCACCGAGGGGCTCACCGCGGCCGGCGTCGCCGAGGAGGTCGGCATCTCACGCATCACGGCCCGGCGCTACCTGGAACACCTGGTGGACGCGGGGCGGGCGGCGCGGAGCCCGCAGTACGGGCAGGTGGGGCGGCCGGAGCTGCAGTACCGGTGGGTCAAGGGCTAG
- a CDS encoding extracellular solute-binding protein, whose amino-acid sequence MPVRPTAARPTTPFRLLLAATLTIAAGSLTACGGGSGSDPDTVKISFKQSTDNSIRVMDTFLADIRKQFEKANPGKKVELVPIKAPDSEYYTKVQQMLRSPKTAPDLVYEDTFLINSDITSGYLKPLDAYLAKWPDWNQFIDTAKTAAKAEDGKTYGVPDGTDTRGLWFDKGIFKKAGLPADWQPKTWDEVLSAARTIKEKVPDAIPLNVYTGKPVGEGATMQGFEMLLYGTEGAGTSDPLYDGSSKKWIAGSKAFKDALTFVETVYKEKLGPDVGDALDPNIGTRVRGELLPEGKLGINLDGSWLPQDWLPGSGHEWPEWSTKLGLAAMPTQNGQAPGKVSMSGGWTWAIPSKAANPDLAFEFIKTMQTKANAQKWYVANSGIAVRKDVAADPAYVDAQPGIKFFTDLVASTHYRPAYPAYPKVSTAIQEAMEGVTTGDASVEEAASAYDEALKSATGDQVVEKR is encoded by the coding sequence GTGCCCGTGCGCCCCACCGCCGCCCGCCCAACTACCCCGTTCCGTCTACTCCTTGCCGCCACCCTCACCATCGCCGCCGGCTCCCTCACAGCCTGCGGCGGCGGCTCCGGAAGTGATCCGGACACGGTGAAGATCTCCTTCAAACAGTCGACCGACAACTCCATCAGGGTGATGGACACCTTCCTCGCGGACATCAGGAAACAGTTCGAGAAGGCCAACCCGGGCAAGAAGGTGGAGTTGGTCCCGATCAAGGCCCCGGACTCGGAGTACTACACCAAGGTCCAGCAGATGCTCCGCTCCCCCAAGACGGCCCCCGACCTGGTCTACGAGGACACTTTCCTCATCAACTCGGACATCACCAGCGGGTACTTGAAGCCGCTGGACGCCTACCTCGCCAAGTGGCCGGACTGGAACCAGTTCATCGACACGGCGAAGACCGCGGCCAAGGCGGAGGACGGCAAGACGTACGGCGTCCCGGACGGCACGGACACGCGTGGACTGTGGTTCGACAAGGGCATCTTCAAGAAGGCGGGCCTGCCGGCCGACTGGCAGCCGAAGACATGGGACGAGGTCCTTTCCGCGGCCCGCACGATCAAGGAGAAAGTCCCGGACGCCATCCCCCTGAACGTCTACACGGGCAAGCCGGTGGGCGAAGGGGCGACCATGCAGGGCTTCGAGATGCTCCTGTACGGGACGGAGGGCGCGGGAACCTCGGACCCGCTGTACGACGGCTCGTCGAAGAAGTGGATCGCCGGGAGCAAGGCCTTCAAGGACGCGTTGACCTTCGTCGAAACGGTGTACAAGGAGAAGCTGGGCCCTGACGTCGGGGATGCCCTCGACCCCAACATCGGCACCCGGGTACGCGGCGAACTGCTCCCGGAGGGCAAGCTGGGCATCAACCTCGACGGCTCCTGGCTCCCCCAGGACTGGCTGCCGGGCAGCGGTCACGAATGGCCGGAGTGGTCGACGAAGTTGGGCCTGGCGGCGATGCCGACCCAGAACGGCCAGGCGCCGGGCAAGGTGAGCATGTCGGGCGGCTGGACATGGGCGATCCCGTCGAAGGCGGCCAACCCTGACCTGGCCTTCGAGTTCATCAAGACGATGCAGACGAAGGCGAACGCCCAGAAGTGGTACGTCGCCAACTCGGGCATCGCGGTCCGGAAGGACGTTGCGGCCGATCCGGCGTACGTCGACGCCCAGCCCGGCATCAAGTTCTTCACGGACCTGGTCGCGAGCACGCACTACCGCCCGGCGTATCCGGCGTACCCGAAGGTCTCGACGGCCATCCAGGAGGCCATGGAGGGCGTGACGACGGGCGACGCGTCGGTGGAGGAGGCGGCGAGCGCGTACGACGAGGCGCTGAAGTCGGCGACGGGCGACCAGGTCGTCGAGAAGCGGTGA
- a CDS encoding carbohydrate ABC transporter permease, which translates to MSATGRSLTRTLTRTLPVTPALVLLVLFLAGPIAYCAYIAFTDLQLTGQAESSFIGFENFRTAFKDEAFLNAVWLTLVFTVLSSLIGQNTLGLALAALMQRASKPVRTVVGGIVITAWVLPEVVAGFLLYAFFRREGTLNAILDWLHLPSQNWLFTLPILAVSFANVWRGTAFSMLVYSAALNEIPKEITEAAEVDGAGGWRRMWHITLPMIRRSIGTNLMLNTLQTLSVFGLIWVMTRGGPGNRSQTLPLFMYEQAFQKSMIGYGTAVALLLLVVGSLFSVVYMRLLRTEV; encoded by the coding sequence GTGAGCGCGACCGGGCGCTCTCTGACAAGAACCCTGACCCGCACGCTTCCGGTCACACCGGCGCTGGTTCTGCTTGTGCTCTTCCTCGCCGGCCCGATCGCGTACTGCGCCTACATCGCCTTCACCGACCTGCAGTTGACGGGCCAGGCCGAGTCGTCGTTCATCGGCTTCGAGAACTTCCGTACGGCGTTCAAGGACGAGGCGTTCCTGAACGCCGTATGGCTGACGCTCGTCTTCACGGTTCTGTCGTCCCTCATCGGCCAGAACACGCTGGGACTGGCGCTGGCCGCGCTGATGCAGCGCGCGTCGAAGCCGGTGCGGACGGTGGTGGGCGGGATCGTGATCACGGCATGGGTACTGCCGGAGGTGGTGGCAGGGTTCCTGCTGTACGCCTTTTTCAGGCGAGAGGGCACCCTGAACGCCATCCTCGACTGGCTCCATCTGCCGTCCCAGAACTGGCTGTTCACGCTGCCGATCCTGGCGGTGTCGTTCGCGAACGTGTGGCGGGGTACGGCGTTCTCGATGCTGGTGTATTCGGCGGCGCTGAACGAGATCCCGAAGGAGATCACGGAGGCCGCGGAGGTCGACGGGGCGGGGGGCTGGCGGCGGATGTGGCACATCACGCTGCCGATGATCCGTCGCTCGATCGGCACGAACCTGATGCTCAACACGCTGCAGACCCTGTCGGTGTTCGGCCTGATCTGGGTGATGACGAGGGGCGGCCCGGGGAACAGGAGTCAGACGCTGCCCCTGTTCATGTACGAACAGGCCTTCCAGAAGAGCATGATCGGGTACGGGACTGCGGTGGCTTTGTTGCTGCTGGTCGTCGGCTCTCTGTTCTCGGTGGTGTACATGCGACTGCTGCGTACGGAGGTGTGA
- a CDS encoding carbohydrate ABC transporter permease produces MKSRRANRRLAADAGLLVLAGAFVLPLAWVVLSALDPRADLRVRVPDGLTLGNFDAVLTDDVTFTPLLNSLVLCGGGTLLTVVCAALAAYPLSRFRSRFNRPFLLTVLFATCLPITAIMVPVYALFVRVNLIDTMQGTIFFFAASQLPFAIWLMKNFMDGVPRELEEAAWTDGASSFQSLVRIVLPLMGPGVAVVTVFSFVMMWGNFFVPFMLLLTPDQMPASVSINDFFGNRGTVVYGQLAAFSVIYSTPVILLYVLVARRVGGGFALGGAVKG; encoded by the coding sequence ATGAAGTCCCGGCGCGCGAACCGCCGGTTGGCGGCCGATGCGGGGCTTCTGGTTCTGGCGGGGGCTTTCGTGCTGCCTCTCGCGTGGGTTGTCCTGTCGGCTCTGGATCCGCGGGCTGATCTGCGGGTGAGGGTTCCGGACGGTTTGACGTTGGGGAACTTCGACGCGGTGCTCACGGACGACGTCACGTTCACGCCGCTGCTCAACAGTCTGGTGCTGTGCGGGGGTGGGACGCTGCTGACGGTGGTGTGTGCGGCGCTGGCCGCGTATCCGTTGTCGCGGTTCCGGTCGCGGTTCAACCGGCCGTTTCTGCTGACGGTGCTGTTCGCCACCTGTCTGCCGATCACCGCGATCATGGTGCCGGTTTATGCGCTTTTCGTGCGGGTGAATCTGATCGACACCATGCAGGGCACGATCTTCTTCTTTGCGGCTTCTCAGCTTCCCTTTGCTATTTGGCTGATGAAGAATTTCATGGACGGGGTGCCGAGGGAGCTGGAAGAGGCTGCCTGGACGGACGGGGCTTCGTCGTTTCAGTCCCTGGTGCGGATTGTGTTGCCGTTGATGGGGCCGGGAGTGGCTGTCGTCACGGTGTTCTCGTTCGTGATGATGTGGGGGAACTTCTTTGTGCCGTTCATGTTGCTGCTCACGCCGGATCAGATGCCGGCGAGCGTGAGCATCAATGATTTCTTCGGGAATCGGGGGACGGTTGTCTATGGGCAGTTGGCTGCGTTTTCGGTTATTTATTCGACGCCGGTGATTTTGCTGTATGTGTTGGTGGCGCGGCGGGTGGGTGGGGGGTTTGCCTTGGGTGGGGCGGTCAAGGGGTGA
- a CDS encoding PPOX class F420-dependent oxidoreductase produces the protein MQKVEGHIRERLLAPNFWHLATVGADGMPQVSPMWVDIEGDHVMVNTAIGRVKEENLRLNPNVSLSHHDPENPYDRAEIRGCVVRFVEGEEAERSMDRLTKKYIGEDRYPWLLPGERRVMLLIEVTRVRRVVGVEPFRPGVLPEV, from the coding sequence GTGCAGAAGGTGGAGGGGCATATTCGTGAGCGTCTGCTGGCTCCCAACTTCTGGCACCTCGCGACGGTCGGCGCCGACGGGATGCCGCAGGTGTCGCCGATGTGGGTCGACATCGAGGGCGACCACGTCATGGTCAACACGGCCATCGGCCGCGTGAAGGAGGAGAACCTCCGCCTCAACCCCAACGTCTCGCTCTCCCACCACGACCCCGAGAACCCGTACGACCGCGCGGAGATCCGGGGGTGCGTGGTGCGGTTCGTGGAGGGCGAGGAGGCGGAACGTTCCATGGACCGGCTCACCAAGAAGTACATCGGCGAGGACCGGTATCCGTGGCTTCTGCCGGGGGAGCGGCGCGTGATGCTGCTCATCGAGGTGACGCGGGTGCGGCGGGTTGTGGGGGTGGAGCCGTTCCGGCCCGGGGTGCTGCCTGAGGTGTGA
- a CDS encoding ATP-dependent 6-phosphofructokinase — protein sequence MRIGVLTAGGDCPGLNAVIRSVVHRAVTQYDDEVIGFEDGYAGLLDGRYRTLDLDAVSGILARGGTILGSSRLQRDRLREACENAQDMAREFGIDVLIPIGGEGTLTAARMLSDARLPVVGVPKTIDNDISSTDRTFGFDTAVGVATEAMDRLKTTAESHQRVMVVEVMGRHAGWIALESGMAAGAHGICLPERPFDPDHLVKMVEERFARGKKFAVICVAEGAHPAEGSMDYGHGAIDQFGHERFQGIGTALAYELERRLGKEAKPVILGHIQRGGTPTAYDRVLATRFGWHAVEAAHQGQFGRMTALRGTDVVMVPLAEAVTELKTVPKDRMDEAESVF from the coding sequence ATGCGCATCGGAGTTCTCACCGCAGGCGGCGACTGTCCGGGCCTGAACGCAGTGATCCGGTCGGTCGTGCACCGAGCGGTCACTCAGTACGACGACGAGGTCATCGGCTTCGAGGACGGTTACGCGGGGCTCCTCGACGGCCGCTACCGCACCCTCGACCTCGACGCCGTCAGCGGCATCCTCGCCCGCGGCGGCACCATCCTCGGCTCGTCCCGTCTCCAGCGCGACCGGCTGCGCGAGGCCTGCGAGAACGCGCAGGACATGGCCCGCGAGTTCGGTATCGACGTACTGATCCCGATCGGCGGCGAGGGCACGCTGACGGCGGCCCGGATGCTGAGCGACGCGCGCCTCCCGGTCGTCGGCGTCCCCAAGACCATCGACAACGACATCTCGTCGACGGACCGCACCTTCGGCTTCGACACGGCGGTGGGCGTCGCGACGGAGGCGATGGACCGCCTGAAGACCACCGCCGAGTCGCATCAGCGCGTGATGGTCGTCGAGGTCATGGGCCGGCACGCGGGCTGGATCGCCCTGGAGTCAGGCATGGCCGCCGGCGCGCACGGCATCTGCCTGCCCGAGCGACCCTTCGACCCCGATCACCTCGTCAAGATGGTCGAGGAACGGTTCGCGCGCGGCAAGAAGTTCGCCGTCATCTGCGTCGCCGAGGGCGCGCACCCCGCCGAGGGCAGCATGGACTACGGCCACGGCGCGATTGACCAGTTCGGCCACGAGCGCTTCCAGGGCATCGGTACGGCACTGGCGTACGAGCTGGAACGACGGCTCGGCAAGGAGGCCAAGCCGGTCATCCTCGGCCACATCCAGCGCGGCGGCACGCCCACCGCGTACGACCGCGTCCTCGCGACCCGGTTCGGCTGGCACGCGGTGGAGGCCGCGCACCAGGGCCAGTTCGGGCGGATGACGGCGCTGCGCGGGACGGACGTGGTGATGGTGCCGCTGGCTGAGGCGGTCACCGAGTTGAAGACGGTCCCGAAGGACCGGATGGACGAGGCGGAGTCGGTCTTCTAG